The following proteins are co-located in the Rhinoderma darwinii isolate aRhiDar2 chromosome 6 unlocalized genomic scaffold, aRhiDar2.hap1 SUPER_6_unloc_1, whole genome shotgun sequence genome:
- the SPN gene encoding leukosialin: MVGHLLAFTLLLLSVSWSSSLESRINDVPESKNNSVEYLALTNSSVNETTTVIETSTEELTTSHDSLASSTTTESEATHDQKTSPAGATPLEEASTITPDVTSIKSTKDPSNATVSPGPAIELPIDLLVTSQTVKDEKNTTGHEMTSSPQTEQTTGISKPVTTRTLDNNPMITMGSKPKKSPAQNTRELIAIVVCIVILFLILVTIVVMLIRRKRRSGSQSFHGQSRRSNKKDVWAGQVPELGDGKMAQNPVGMENGTSGNKAEPGTEQEMSTFISGGEKKDDSMVELDELGKGDTLEEKKPLLENSSQVDQLEIPPREEQILVPSLVPSLVPSVE, from the coding sequence ATGGTGGGTCACCTTCTGGCGTTCACACTGCTCCTCTTGTCAGTGAGCTGGTCTTCATCTTTGGAAAGCCGAATCAATGATGTCCCTGAGAGCAAAAACAACAGTGTTGAATATTTGGCCTTAACTAACAGTTCAGTCAACGAAACTACTACTGTGATTGAGACCTCAACCGAGGAACTTACAACTTCTCACGATTCCTTGGCTTCATCAACTACTACAGAGTCCGAAGCAACTCATGACCAAAAGACAAGTCCGGCTGGTGCGACACCcctagaagaagcgtccaccatcACACCAGATGTTACAAGCATCAAATCAACCAAAGACCCATCAAATGCTACGGTCTCACCTGGACCAGCCATTGAACTTCCTATAGATCTCCTAGTTACCAGTCAAACAGTTAAAGACGAAAAAAACACAACTGGCCATGAGATGACTTCTTCCCCCCAAACTGAACAGACAACAGGTATTTCCAAACCAGTGACCACAAGGACCCTTGATAATAACCCAATGATCACCATGGGATCGAAGCCGAAAAAGTCACCAGCCCAAAACACAAGGGAACTAATCGCGATTGTGGTCTGCATCGTGATATTATTCTTGATCCTGGTCACCATAGTGGTCATGTTGATCAGACGTAAGAGACGGAGCGGCTCCCAAAGCTTTCATGGCCAGAGCAGAAGATCCAATAAGAAAGATGTATGGGCAGGGCAAGTACCAGAGCTGGGAGATGGGAAAATGGCGCAGAATCCAGTGGGGATGGAAAATGGGACGTCCGGCAACAAAGCCGAACCGGGAACGGAACAAGAGATGAGCACATTCATCAGTGGGGGGGAGAAGAAGGACGATTCCATGGTTGAGCTGGATGAGTTGGGCAAAGGAGACACCTTGGAGGAGAAGAAGCCATTATTGGAGAACAGTTCACAGGTTGATCAACTGGAGATTCCTCCAAGAGAAGAACAGATTCTAGTCCCATCACTAGTCCCATCACTAGTCCCATCTGTGGAATAA
- the LOC142697905 gene encoding serine/threonine-protein kinase NLK2, protein MSFPGRSVPGQLCSGVFGGIIPAPLGHKFYCHNGAASGGGAAPTGAQHPGTPHCTGEPEPDRPIGYGAFGVVWSVTDPRDGKRVALKKMPNVFQNLVSCKRVFRELKMLCFFKHDNVLSALDILQPPQIDCFEEIYVITELMQTDLHKVIVSPQPLSADHIKVFLYQILRGLKYLHSAGILHRDIKPGNLLVNSNCVLKICDFGLARVEELDESQHMTQEVVTQYYRAPEILMGSRHYQNAIDIWSVGCIFAELLGRRILFQAQSPIQQLDLITDLLGTPPLTAMRSACEGARAHILRGPHKPPSLSVLYMLSGEATHEAVHLLCRMLLFDPIKRISAKDALAHPYLEEGRLRYHTCMCHCCYSVSSGRVYTADFEPTAGDRFDDSYEKSLTSVWQVKELVHRFITDQQQGKRPPLCINPHSAAFKTFIRSTAWHSSKVSKKEER, encoded by the exons ATGTCGTTCCCCGGGCGCTCGGTGCCGGGACAGCTGTGCTCCGGGGTGTTCGGGGGGATTATCCCGGCGCCCCTGGGCCACAAGTTCTACTGTCACAACGGGGCCGCCAGCGGGGGAGGAGCAGCGCCCACCGGAGCCCAACACCCGGGGACCCCGCACTGCACCGGGGAGCCCGAGCCAGACAGGCCCATCGGATACGGAGCGTTCGGGGTCGTATG GTCGGTCACTGACCCCCGGGATGGTAAACGCGTCGCCCTGAAGAAGATGCCGAACGTCTTCCAGAACCTGGTGTCGTGTAAGCGGGTGTTCCGGGAGCTGAAGATGTTGTGTTTCTTCAAGCACGACAAT GTCCTGTCCGCCCTCGATATCCTGCAGCCCCCGCAGATCGACTGCTTTGAGGAGAT ATACGTGATCACTGAACTCATGCAGACCGACCTCCACAAGGTCATCGTGTCCCCGCAGCCGCTCAGCGCCGACCACATCAAGGTCTTTCTGTACCAGATATTACGAG GGCTGAAGTACCTGCACTCGGCGGGGATCCTGCACCGAGACATCAAGCCGGGGAACCTGCTGGTGAACAGTAACTGCGTCCTGAAG ATCTGTGACTTTGGATTGGCGCGGGTGGAGGAGTTGGACGAGTCCCAGCACATGACCCAGGAGGTGGTGACGCAGTATTACCGGGCCCCGGAGATCCTCATGGGAAGCCGGCACTATCAGAACGCCATCGACATCTGGTCTGTCGGCTGCATCTTTGCCGAGCTCCTCGGGAGGCGAATTCTATTCCAGGCGCAGAGTCCCATCCAGCag ctggacctgatcacagaccTCCTGGGGACCCCTCCTCTTACTGCCATGCGCTCCGCCTGCGAGGGGGCCCGAGCCCACATACTGCGCGGCCCGCACAAGCCG CCGTCCCTCTCGGTCCTGTACATGTTGTCTGGTGAAGCCACGCACGAGGCCGTTCACCTCCTGTGCCGGATGCTGCTGTTTGATCCG ATTAAGAGGATCTCTGCTAAGGACGCCCTGGCCCACCCGTACCTGGAGGAGGGGCGGCTCCGCTACCACACCTGTATGTGTCACTGCTGCTATTCCGTGTCCTCGGGACGCGTCTACACTGCGGATTTTGAACCCACGGCCGGCGACCGGTTTGATGATTCTTATGAGAAAAGCCTCACGTCTGTTTGGCAGGTTAAAG AGCTGGTCCATCGCTTCATCACAGACCAACAACAGGGCAAGCGGCCCCCGCTCTGTATAAACCCGCACTCCGCCGCGTTCAAGACCTTCATCAG ATCCACGGCCTGGCATTCCTCGAAGGTTTCCAAGAAGGAGGAGAGATGA